One Weissella coleopterorum DNA segment encodes these proteins:
- a CDS encoding LemA family protein yields MNIFIWIGIILVLIIAYVVIYNGLVSARMHTKESWAQIDVQLKRRNDLIPNLIETVKGYGKYEQGTLEKVIGLRNQLMEIPASDQQATMEVSNQLTSALKSVFALSEAYPDLKANQQYAKLMEELTNTENKIAYSRQLFNSTTANYNAKIQMFPTSVVAKMGHFEPSVFLEVPSEEKVAPKVSFSDQGL; encoded by the coding sequence ATGAACATATTTATTTGGATCGGGATTATTTTGGTATTAATTATCGCTTATGTCGTTATCTATAATGGTCTCGTGTCTGCACGGATGCATACAAAAGAGTCTTGGGCGCAAATTGATGTTCAATTAAAGCGTCGAAACGATTTAATTCCTAATTTAATTGAAACCGTGAAGGGGTATGGTAAGTACGAACAAGGAACCTTAGAAAAGGTTATTGGTCTACGGAATCAATTAATGGAGATTCCAGCTAGTGATCAGCAAGCCACTATGGAAGTTTCAAATCAATTGACATCTGCTTTAAAATCAGTTTTTGCTCTATCGGAAGCATATCCTGATTTGAAAGCAAATCAACAATATGCCAAGTTAATGGAAGAATTGACCAATACGGAGAATAAAATTGCCTATTCTCGACAATTATTTAACTCAACTACGGCTAACTATAATGCTAAAATACAAATGTTTCCCACATCTGTGGTTGCTAAAATGGGACATTTTGAGCCCTCAGTATTCTTAGAAGTCCCTAGCGAAGAAAAAGTAGCTCCTAAGGTTTCGTTTAGCGATCAAGGATTATAA